In Streptomyces sp. NBC_00306, a single genomic region encodes these proteins:
- a CDS encoding class I SAM-dependent methyltransferase, whose protein sequence is MPLRSSAVPRDAVHHPLFARFYARFSVAADKSIAQHRRELLTGLSGRVIEVGAGNGLNFPHYPSAVSEVVALEPERSLRALAVEAARRADVPVDVVPGAAEALPVKSEAFDAAVVSLVLCSVRDLPRALAEIRRVLRPGGELRFFEHGRAGTPGMARAQRLVDRTVWPLLFGGCHTSRDTLAAIEAAGFELGEHRRLRVPEQGMQVPSSPCVLGRAYRPVAES, encoded by the coding sequence ATGCCCTTGCGGAGCAGCGCAGTGCCCCGGGACGCCGTCCACCATCCTCTGTTCGCCCGTTTCTACGCCCGCTTCAGTGTGGCCGCGGACAAGAGCATCGCGCAGCACCGCAGGGAGCTGCTGACCGGACTCTCCGGGCGGGTGATCGAGGTCGGTGCGGGCAACGGTCTGAACTTCCCGCACTATCCCTCCGCCGTCTCGGAGGTCGTCGCTCTGGAGCCCGAGCGCAGCCTGCGCGCGCTCGCGGTCGAGGCCGCGCGTCGCGCCGACGTCCCGGTCGATGTGGTCCCGGGTGCGGCCGAGGCGCTGCCGGTGAAGAGCGAGGCGTTCGACGCGGCCGTCGTGTCGCTGGTGCTGTGCTCCGTACGGGACCTGCCGCGGGCGCTGGCGGAGATCCGGCGGGTGCTGCGGCCGGGGGGTGAGCTGCGCTTCTTCGAGCACGGCCGCGCCGGGACCCCGGGAATGGCGCGGGCCCAGCGGCTCGTGGACCGTACGGTGTGGCCGCTGCTGTTCGGCGGCTGTCACACCTCGCGGGACACCCTCGCGGCCATCGAGGCGGCCGGGTTCGAGCTGGGTGAGCACCGGCGGCTGCGGGTGCCGGAGCAGGGAATGCAGGTGCCGAGTTCTCCCTGCGTCCTCGGCAGGGCGTACCGTCCGGTCGCCGAGAGCTGA
- a CDS encoding ABC transporter ATP-binding protein — translation MSTPATAPTHGRAAGVPLAARARALTKAYGSGETSVRALDAVDVDIARGRFTAVMGPSGSGKSTLMHCLAGLDTVSAGQVWLGDTEITGLNDRELTRLRRDRIGFMFQAFNLLPTLTAAENITLPMDIAGRKPDQEWVERVIDTLGLRDRLRHRPAQLSGGQQQRVACARALASRPELIFADEPTGNLDSRAGAEVLGFLREAVDHLDQTVVMVTHDPGAAGHSDLVLYLADGQIVDTMPEPTAEAVLERMRLFSGGRTQPPAAGADPLAKD, via the coding sequence ATGTCCACACCTGCCACTGCACCCACCCACGGCCGGGCCGCGGGTGTTCCGCTCGCCGCGCGGGCCCGGGCGCTGACCAAGGCGTACGGGAGCGGGGAGACGAGCGTCCGCGCTCTGGACGCCGTCGACGTCGACATCGCCCGCGGGCGGTTCACGGCGGTGATGGGCCCGTCCGGTTCGGGCAAGTCCACGCTGATGCACTGCCTCGCGGGACTCGACACCGTCTCGGCGGGCCAGGTGTGGCTCGGGGACACGGAGATCACCGGGCTCAACGACCGCGAGCTGACCAGGCTTCGACGGGACCGGATCGGTTTCATGTTCCAGGCGTTCAATCTGCTGCCAACCCTCACCGCCGCCGAGAACATCACCCTCCCCATGGACATCGCCGGGCGCAAGCCCGACCAGGAGTGGGTGGAGCGGGTCATCGACACCCTGGGGCTGCGCGACCGCCTTCGGCACCGGCCCGCGCAGCTGTCGGGCGGACAGCAGCAGCGGGTGGCCTGTGCGCGTGCCCTGGCGTCCCGCCCGGAGCTGATCTTCGCCGACGAACCGACCGGCAATCTCGACTCCCGCGCGGGCGCCGAGGTCCTCGGATTCCTCCGCGAAGCGGTGGACCACCTCGACCAGACGGTCGTGATGGTCACGCACGACCCGGGGGCCGCGGGCCACTCCGATCTGGTGCTCTACCTCGCGGACGGGCAGATCGTGGACACGATGCCGGAGCCGACGGCCGAGGCCGTGCTCGAGCGGATGCGCCTGTTCTCCGGCGGCCGGACGCAACCACCGGCCGCGGGGGCCGACCCCCTGGCCAAGGACTGA
- a CDS encoding ABC transporter permease: MLRATLRSFFAHKGRLLLSMLAIVLSVAFVSGSLIFSDTVSRTFDRLFASTSADVTIAPKEGVGESLPTGVVRTVPASLADRVGAIDGVAGTHVDAAVENITVVDDRNEPVGPTSGAPTIATNWYVTDRSPVKLTSGRAPRGGGEALLDRNTADKAKLGIGDTLTLLAQPGSFRVEIVGIATFRTTNPGAALVFLDTPTAQAKVLGKPGEATSISVDAAEGVSDDTLKQRVAAELGDAYDLKTADEQAESDAAQLGGFLDVIKWVMLGFAGIAVLVGIFLIVNTFSMLIAQRTRELGLLRALGADRRQVRRSVLTEAVLLGLVGSTLGLAAGVGLAAGLIALMSAFGMNLSAAEMVVGPATPVSAYAVGLGVTFLAAYLPARRAARVSPMAALVDAEVQGVGRPLKVRAVAGSLMAASGAAALAGCAVSDRTASASLLLGLGVVLTLIATIVAGPLLVRPVIRVLGGAFPKVFGSVGRMSQRNALRNPRRTGATAAALMVGLALVGGLSIASASMTESFDNQIDKTLGADFVVQNSTFMPFPQEITEKVKAVEGAGTVVRQRFAPLALTLPDGKRVESTASGYDPKLDEAANITYASGTTATALAADSIAMDLAYATEHRVRIGSVLPAEFPGGRQARLTVGALTDMDQTGGPGMEGALFMGLATVEKYLPGGQDAAVFVNAADSSATDELRTGLEAALDPYPQVQVRDQADYKELIRQQIAVMLYLVYALLGLAIVIAVLGVVNTLALSVVERTREIGLLRAIGLSRVQLRRMIRLESVVIAVFGALLGLALGMVWGVAVQQVLALEGLTAFAVPWGTVIAVVVGSVVVGLAAAVLPALRASRMNVLAAIAHE; the protein is encoded by the coding sequence GTGCTCAGAGCGACACTGCGGAGTTTCTTCGCGCACAAGGGCCGGCTGCTGCTGTCGATGCTCGCGATCGTGCTGTCCGTCGCCTTCGTCAGCGGATCACTGATCTTCTCGGACACCGTCTCCCGCACCTTCGACCGCCTGTTCGCCTCCACGTCCGCGGATGTCACGATCGCGCCGAAGGAAGGTGTGGGCGAGAGTCTGCCGACCGGGGTCGTACGGACCGTGCCGGCCTCGCTCGCGGACCGGGTGGGCGCCATCGACGGGGTCGCCGGCACCCACGTCGACGCGGCCGTCGAGAACATCACGGTGGTCGACGACCGCAACGAGCCCGTCGGGCCCACCAGCGGCGCGCCCACCATCGCCACCAACTGGTACGTCACCGACCGCAGCCCCGTGAAGCTCACCAGCGGCCGCGCGCCGCGCGGCGGCGGCGAGGCGCTGCTGGACCGGAACACCGCCGACAAGGCGAAGCTGGGCATCGGTGACACCCTCACGCTCCTCGCCCAGCCCGGTTCCTTCCGGGTCGAGATCGTCGGCATCGCGACGTTCCGGACCACCAACCCCGGTGCGGCGCTGGTCTTCCTGGACACGCCGACCGCCCAGGCCAAGGTGCTGGGCAAGCCCGGCGAAGCCACCTCGATCTCGGTCGACGCCGCCGAGGGTGTCAGCGACGACACGCTCAAACAGCGGGTCGCCGCCGAACTCGGTGACGCCTACGACCTCAAGACCGCCGACGAACAAGCGGAGTCCGACGCGGCGCAGCTCGGCGGATTCCTCGACGTGATCAAGTGGGTGATGCTGGGCTTCGCGGGCATCGCCGTCCTCGTGGGCATCTTCCTGATCGTCAACACCTTCTCGATGCTCATCGCCCAGCGCACCCGCGAACTGGGGCTGCTCCGCGCACTCGGGGCCGACCGCCGCCAGGTCCGCCGTTCGGTGCTGACCGAGGCGGTGCTCCTGGGACTGGTCGGCTCGACGCTCGGCCTCGCCGCAGGCGTCGGACTGGCGGCCGGGCTCATCGCGCTGATGAGCGCGTTCGGCATGAATCTGAGCGCGGCCGAGATGGTCGTGGGGCCGGCGACTCCCGTGTCGGCGTACGCCGTGGGCCTGGGAGTCACCTTCCTGGCCGCGTATCTGCCGGCCCGCCGGGCCGCCCGGGTCTCCCCGATGGCAGCGCTCGTCGACGCCGAAGTCCAGGGTGTGGGGCGGCCGTTGAAGGTCCGTGCCGTGGCCGGGTCCCTCATGGCCGCGTCGGGTGCTGCCGCGCTCGCCGGCTGCGCGGTGAGCGACCGGACGGCGAGTGCCTCCTTGCTGCTCGGACTCGGCGTGGTGCTCACGCTGATCGCCACGATCGTCGCGGGCCCGCTCCTCGTACGCCCGGTGATCCGGGTACTGGGCGGGGCGTTCCCCAAGGTCTTCGGCTCGGTGGGCAGGATGAGCCAGCGCAACGCCCTGCGCAATCCACGGCGTACGGGCGCGACGGCCGCCGCGCTGATGGTGGGGCTGGCCCTGGTCGGAGGACTGTCGATCGCGAGCGCCTCGATGACCGAGTCGTTCGACAACCAGATCGACAAGACGCTCGGCGCCGACTTCGTCGTCCAGAACAGCACCTTCATGCCCTTCCCGCAGGAGATCACCGAGAAGGTGAAGGCCGTCGAGGGCGCCGGAACGGTCGTGCGTCAGCGCTTCGCGCCTCTCGCGCTGACCCTGCCGGACGGCAAGCGGGTGGAGTCGACGGCCTCCGGGTACGACCCGAAGCTGGACGAGGCCGCCAACATCACCTACGCGAGCGGAACCACCGCGACCGCGCTGGCCGCCGACAGCATCGCCATGGACCTCGCGTACGCCACCGAACACCGGGTGCGCATCGGGTCGGTGCTGCCGGCCGAGTTCCCGGGCGGGCGGCAGGCCCGGCTGACCGTCGGGGCGCTCACCGACATGGACCAGACGGGCGGGCCGGGCATGGAGGGCGCTCTGTTCATGGGTCTGGCGACCGTCGAGAAGTATCTGCCGGGCGGCCAGGACGCCGCGGTCTTCGTCAACGCGGCCGACAGCAGCGCCACGGACGAGCTGCGGACCGGTCTCGAAGCCGCGCTCGACCCGTATCCCCAGGTGCAGGTGCGCGACCAGGCCGACTACAAGGAACTGATCCGCCAGCAGATCGCCGTGATGCTCTACCTCGTCTACGCGCTGCTGGGGCTGGCGATCGTCATCGCGGTGCTCGGGGTCGTCAATACCCTCGCCCTGTCGGTGGTGGAACGGACGCGTGAGATCGGACTGCTGCGCGCGATCGGCCTCTCCCGGGTGCAGCTGCGGCGCATGATCCGGCTGGAGTCCGTGGTGATCGCGGTCTTCGGGGCACTGCTGGGGCTGGCGCTGGGCATGGTGTGGGGAGTGGCCGTCCAGCAGGTGCTGGCGCTGGAGGGCCTGACCGCGTTCGCCGTGCCGTGGGGCACGGTGATCGCGGTGGTGGTGGGCTCGGTGGTCGTCGGCCTCGCGGCGGCGGTACTGCCGGCGCTCCGCGCGTCGCGGATGAACGTGCTGGCAGCGATCGCCCACGAATAG
- a CDS encoding LLM class F420-dependent oxidoreductase, which yields MPRPFRIAVNMLTPTDGPEWRRKCRRAEELGYDVIQVPDHLGMMAPFPALMAAAEVTERPRLGTFVLNAAFWNPALLAREIATTDALTGGRLEIGIGAGYVEEEHDRAGLEFRTPGGRVAHLRYTVEELERLLHDDGHLPMTAQRPRPPLLIGGNGDKVLQLAAEHADIVAFTGARDTKDGLQVLTAEEVDGRIAAYRRMAGGRSEEQELNLLLQHVAVTDDHEAAVKELLPRVPHLSVEQVLDVPLLAVGTVEAIAGRLREQRERYGFSYLSVLDPYLETFAPVMDELRNG from the coding sequence ATGCCCAGGCCGTTCCGCATCGCGGTGAACATGCTGACACCCACCGACGGCCCGGAGTGGCGCCGGAAGTGCCGGCGGGCCGAGGAGCTCGGCTACGACGTGATCCAGGTACCGGACCACCTCGGCATGATGGCGCCGTTTCCCGCGCTGATGGCCGCCGCCGAGGTGACCGAGCGTCCTCGGCTCGGCACCTTCGTGCTCAACGCCGCGTTCTGGAACCCGGCGCTGCTCGCCCGCGAGATCGCCACGACCGACGCCCTCACCGGCGGCCGGCTGGAGATCGGCATCGGCGCGGGCTATGTGGAGGAGGAACACGACCGCGCCGGGCTGGAGTTCCGCACCCCCGGTGGCCGGGTTGCGCATCTGCGGTACACGGTCGAGGAGTTGGAGCGGCTGCTCCACGACGACGGACACCTGCCGATGACAGCCCAACGACCCCGTCCTCCGCTGCTGATCGGCGGCAACGGGGACAAGGTCCTGCAACTCGCCGCGGAGCACGCCGACATCGTCGCGTTCACCGGCGCCCGGGACACCAAGGACGGGCTCCAGGTGCTCACCGCCGAGGAGGTCGACGGACGGATCGCGGCCTACCGCAGGATGGCGGGCGGACGGTCCGAGGAGCAGGAGCTCAATCTGCTGCTCCAGCACGTAGCCGTCACCGACGACCACGAAGCCGCGGTCAAGGAGCTGCTGCCCCGGGTCCCGCATCTGAGTGTCGAGCAGGTGCTGGACGTGCCCCTGCTGGCCGTCGGGACGGTAGAGGCGATCGCCGGCCGGCTGCGCGAGCAACGTGAGCGCTACGGCTTCAGCTACCTCAGCGTCCTCGACCCGTACCTGGAGACGTTCGCCCCGGTGATGGACGAACTGCGCAACGGCTGA
- a CDS encoding GNAT family N-acetyltransferase has product MIDLRIRTARPDEATRVLVFWKEAAEGTSVTDDVDGVTRLISRDPEALILAESDGLLVGSVIAGYDGWRCSLYRLAVLPSHRRRGVSRALLEAAERRFAAVGGRRGDAMVLEANEQAHGAWAAAGYRREDHWRRWVKPFVGPSRPE; this is encoded by the coding sequence GTGATCGATCTGCGCATACGGACAGCCCGGCCGGACGAGGCGACGAGAGTTCTGGTCTTCTGGAAGGAGGCGGCCGAGGGGACGAGCGTCACGGACGACGTGGACGGCGTCACCCGGCTGATCTCCCGCGACCCCGAGGCACTGATCCTCGCCGAGTCCGACGGCCTGCTCGTCGGTTCCGTGATCGCGGGGTACGACGGATGGCGGTGTTCCCTCTACCGGCTCGCCGTCCTCCCCTCCCACCGCAGACGCGGTGTGTCGCGAGCTCTGCTGGAGGCGGCCGAGCGCCGGTTCGCCGCCGTCGGCGGACGCCGTGGCGATGCCATGGTTTTGGAAGCCAACGAACAGGCACACGGAGCATGGGCGGCCGCCGGGTACCGGAGGGAGGACCACTGGCGACGCTGGGTGAAACCGTTCGTGGGCCCCTCCCGTCCCGAATGA
- a CDS encoding hemolysin family protein translates to MTEVLLLLVAVLLSLACGAFVAAEFSLTTVERADLEKAVERGERGAASALKAVRSLTFQLSGAQLGITVTNLIVGMLAEPSVAKLIRGPVEAAGLSPSMASSVALVLGTALSTVVLMVVGELVPKNWAISSPLAVAKVVAPAQRVFTAAFKPLISHLNNTANRILRRLGMEPTEELASARSPQELVALARHSAKAGALEADTAELFVRTLKLAELTAENVMTPRVQVTALEVQATAEDVANATRATGLSRFPVYRGSLDTVVGIAHIKDVLAVPADDRPRRGVTELLREPLLVPETLTVDRLLDRLAGKSTMAVVIDEYGGTAGVVTMEDIVEEVVGEVRDEHDPHETPDLAPAGQDADGRTLWSADGAARTDQLERIGLRVPEGPYETLAGLIATELGRIPVEGDRIDLEGWRLDVVDASGRRAARVLMHAPLPSADEPVEAGR, encoded by the coding sequence ATGACGGAAGTGCTCCTGCTCCTCGTGGCCGTGCTGCTCTCACTGGCCTGCGGCGCCTTCGTCGCGGCGGAGTTCTCGCTCACCACGGTCGAGCGCGCCGACCTGGAGAAGGCCGTCGAGCGGGGTGAGCGAGGCGCGGCGAGCGCCCTCAAGGCCGTACGCAGCCTCACCTTCCAGCTCTCGGGCGCCCAGCTCGGCATCACCGTCACCAACCTGATCGTCGGCATGCTGGCCGAGCCCTCGGTCGCCAAGCTGATCCGCGGTCCGGTCGAAGCGGCCGGGCTCTCGCCCTCCATGGCCTCCTCGGTGGCTCTCGTCCTCGGTACCGCGCTGTCCACCGTCGTGCTGATGGTCGTCGGCGAACTGGTCCCGAAGAACTGGGCCATCTCCTCCCCGCTGGCCGTGGCCAAGGTGGTCGCCCCCGCACAGCGGGTCTTCACCGCCGCCTTCAAGCCGCTGATCAGCCATCTCAACAACACGGCCAACCGCATCCTGCGCCGGCTCGGCATGGAGCCGACCGAGGAGCTCGCCTCGGCCCGCAGCCCGCAGGAACTGGTCGCCCTGGCCCGTCACTCCGCGAAGGCCGGCGCCCTGGAGGCCGACACGGCCGAGCTGTTCGTCCGGACCCTGAAGCTCGCCGAGCTCACCGCGGAGAACGTGATGACCCCGCGCGTGCAGGTCACCGCGCTGGAGGTGCAGGCCACGGCCGAGGACGTCGCCAACGCGACCCGCGCCACCGGGCTCTCCCGCTTCCCCGTCTACCGCGGCAGCCTCGACACCGTCGTCGGCATCGCCCACATCAAGGACGTCCTGGCGGTACCGGCCGACGACCGGCCCCGCCGCGGCGTCACCGAGCTGCTGCGCGAGCCGCTGCTGGTGCCCGAGACCCTCACGGTCGACCGGCTCCTCGACCGGCTGGCAGGCAAGTCCACGATGGCCGTCGTCATCGACGAGTACGGCGGCACGGCCGGTGTCGTGACGATGGAGGACATCGTCGAGGAGGTCGTCGGCGAGGTGCGGGACGAACACGATCCGCACGAGACGCCGGACCTCGCACCCGCTGGCCAGGACGCCGACGGCCGCACCCTGTGGTCGGCCGACGGCGCCGCCCGCACGGACCAGCTGGAGCGCATCGGCCTGCGGGTGCCGGAAGGCCCGTACGAAACGCTCGCGGGTCTGATCGCCACCGAGCTGGGACGCATCCCCGTCGAGGGTGACCGCATCGACCTCGAAGGCTGGCGCCTCGATGTCGTGGACGCCTCCGGGCGGCGTGCCGCGAGGGTGCTGATGCACGCTCCGCTCCCCTCGGCCGACGAGCCCGTGGAGGCCGGACGATGA
- a CDS encoding hemolysin family protein translates to MTAIQLLIGLLTLVVNAFFVGAEFALISVRRSQIEPHAESGDRRARSVIWGLEHVSALLAAAQLGITLCTLVLGIVAEPAIAHLLEPVFDAVGVPHGAVHPISFVIALAVATYLHMLLGEMVPKNIALAEPTRSALLLGPPLVALARALRPVIFSINACANALLKLLRVEAKDEVAATYSDDELARMVRDAGEAGLLDDRSAERLRDALELGRRPVRDVVRPVEQVVYAQAGTTPEQLESLAAESGYSRFPVVDGRRILGYLHVKDALDAAPRDEPFPVTALRPIARVRAATPLDDVLTAMRRSRTHLAAVLDEDDSPVGLVTMEDVLRELVGRRD, encoded by the coding sequence ATGACCGCGATCCAACTTCTCATCGGTCTGCTGACCCTGGTGGTCAACGCCTTCTTCGTCGGCGCCGAATTCGCGCTGATCTCGGTGCGCCGCAGTCAGATCGAGCCCCATGCGGAGTCAGGCGACCGGCGGGCCCGCAGCGTCATCTGGGGCCTGGAGCATGTGTCGGCACTGCTGGCGGCGGCCCAGCTCGGCATCACGCTGTGCACCCTGGTGCTCGGCATCGTCGCCGAGCCCGCGATCGCGCATCTGCTGGAGCCGGTGTTCGACGCGGTGGGCGTGCCGCACGGTGCGGTGCACCCGATCTCGTTCGTGATCGCGCTGGCCGTGGCCACGTATCTGCACATGCTCCTCGGCGAGATGGTGCCGAAGAACATCGCTCTCGCGGAGCCGACCCGCAGCGCTCTGCTCCTCGGCCCGCCGCTGGTGGCGCTCGCGCGGGCGCTGCGCCCGGTGATCTTCTCGATCAACGCCTGCGCCAACGCCCTGCTGAAGCTGCTGAGGGTCGAGGCCAAGGACGAGGTGGCCGCGACCTACTCGGACGACGAACTCGCCCGGATGGTGCGGGACGCGGGAGAGGCGGGCCTGCTGGACGACCGGTCGGCGGAACGTCTGCGCGACGCTCTGGAGCTGGGGCGCCGTCCCGTGCGGGACGTGGTGAGGCCGGTCGAGCAGGTGGTGTACGCGCAGGCGGGGACCACCCCGGAGCAGTTGGAGAGCCTGGCGGCCGAATCCGGGTACTCGCGTTTCCCGGTGGTCGACGGCCGCCGCATCCTCGGCTATCTCCATGTGAAGGACGCCCTGGACGCGGCTCCGCGCGACGAGCCCTTCCCGGTCACGGCGCTGCGGCCGATCGCCCGGGTCCGTGCGGCGACGCCGCTGGACGACGTACTGACCGCGATGCGCCGCAGCCGTACGCACCTGGCGGCGGTCCTGGACGAGGACGACTCCCCGGTGGGCCTGGTGACCATGGAGGACGTGCTGCGGGAGCTGGTGGGCCGGCGGGACTAG
- a CDS encoding maleylpyruvate isomerase family mycothiol-dependent enzyme, with amino-acid sequence MSDALLNALTEALADLVTSVATCDDDVLDPDTAVKWLENTGYLLGRLSPADRGALSALLRQTAARRPDGGLRDDVLRICEDFGIDDDQHELYCDAVEDLGRRFVQTVRDVDPQTPVPTCPGWTFADLVRHHGTTHRWMEHLVRTRAAERVWSKDVPLDLPDDPGAYPQWLARSAEASVRTMRGVDPDTPMWSHGADQRVRFFPRRLLFEALVHLADAELALGQEPRIAPGTAADGIEEFLENLPCYPWLAEPVGVLPEGSVRLVATDTGAGWTVSFGGGGYHWTGSATGSGPAVPARVGPPAAARVQGPAGDLLLLLYGRYRSDDPRFGVSGERATLDAWLRATAF; translated from the coding sequence GTGAGCGACGCGCTGCTGAACGCGCTGACCGAAGCGCTGGCCGATCTGGTGACCTCGGTCGCCACCTGTGACGACGATGTGCTCGACCCCGACACCGCGGTGAAGTGGCTGGAGAACACCGGCTATCTCCTGGGCCGGCTCTCGCCCGCCGACCGCGGCGCGCTGTCGGCCCTGCTCCGGCAGACCGCCGCCCGCCGGCCCGACGGAGGGCTGCGCGACGACGTGCTGCGCATCTGCGAGGACTTCGGTATCGACGACGACCAGCACGAGCTCTACTGCGACGCGGTGGAGGACCTGGGGCGGCGCTTCGTGCAGACCGTACGGGACGTGGACCCGCAGACGCCGGTGCCGACCTGCCCCGGCTGGACCTTCGCCGACCTCGTACGGCACCACGGGACCACCCACCGCTGGATGGAACATCTGGTGCGCACCCGCGCCGCCGAACGCGTCTGGTCGAAGGACGTGCCACTGGACCTCCCGGACGACCCGGGCGCGTACCCCCAGTGGCTGGCCCGCAGCGCCGAGGCCTCGGTCCGTACGATGCGCGGCGTCGACCCGGACACCCCGATGTGGTCGCACGGCGCCGACCAGCGGGTGCGGTTCTTCCCCCGCCGGCTGCTCTTCGAGGCCCTCGTCCACCTCGCGGACGCCGAACTCGCCCTGGGCCAGGAGCCGCGGATCGCCCCGGGAACGGCGGCCGACGGGATCGAGGAGTTTTTGGAGAACCTGCCCTGCTACCCGTGGCTCGCGGAACCCGTCGGCGTACTCCCCGAGGGCTCGGTGCGGCTGGTGGCCACGGACACGGGGGCGGGCTGGACCGTTTCGTTCGGCGGGGGCGGGTACCACTGGACGGGCTCGGCCACGGGTTCCGGCCCGGCGGTCCCGGCCCGCGTCGGGCCCCCGGCCGCGGCCCGCGTCCAGGGACCGGCGGGTGACCTGCTGCTTCTCCTGTACGGCCGGTACCGGTCCGACGACCCGCGCTTCGGTGTGTCCGGCGAGCGCGCGACACTCGACGCGTGGCTCCGGGCGACGGCGTTCTAG
- a CDS encoding SGNH/GDSL hydrolase family protein has product MEMHANYTSFVALGDSFTEGMSDLMPDGTYRGWADLLAGRLAVRTEGFRYANLAVRGKLIKQIVDEQVDVAAAMRPDLVTLVGGLNDTLRPKCDMGHVRGLLEEAVEKLTPSCGQLVLMRSPGRNGPVMERFRPRMEELFDFIDELGARHGALVVDLYGSGALGDQRLWDVDRLHLTAEGHRRVAEAVWQTLGLDAEDDWRSPLPPAVQARWTARRVADVQFARQYLGPWIGRRLTGRSSGDGLPPKRPELLPYEFPRTDEPS; this is encoded by the coding sequence ATGGAGATGCATGCCAACTACACCAGCTTTGTCGCGCTCGGCGACTCCTTCACCGAGGGCATGTCCGACCTGATGCCCGACGGGACCTACCGGGGCTGGGCGGATCTGCTCGCCGGCCGGCTGGCCGTCCGCACCGAGGGGTTCCGCTACGCCAACCTGGCGGTCCGCGGAAAGCTCATCAAGCAGATCGTCGACGAGCAGGTCGATGTCGCCGCCGCCATGCGACCCGATCTGGTCACGCTGGTGGGCGGGCTGAACGACACCCTGCGCCCCAAGTGCGACATGGGCCATGTCCGCGGTCTGCTGGAAGAGGCCGTGGAGAAGCTGACCCCGTCCTGCGGTCAGCTGGTGCTGATGCGCAGCCCCGGCCGCAACGGGCCGGTGATGGAGCGCTTCCGCCCCCGCATGGAGGAGCTCTTCGACTTCATCGACGAGCTGGGCGCCCGGCACGGTGCTCTCGTGGTGGATCTCTACGGCTCCGGAGCGCTCGGCGACCAGCGGCTGTGGGACGTGGACCGGCTGCATCTGACGGCCGAAGGACACCGGAGGGTGGCCGAGGCCGTCTGGCAGACCCTCGGCCTCGACGCCGAGGACGACTGGCGCTCGCCGCTGCCGCCCGCCGTGCAGGCGCGGTGGACCGCCCGCCGGGTCGCCGACGTGCAGTTCGCGCGCCAGTATCTGGGCCCGTGGATCGGACGCCGGCTCACCGGCCGGTCATCGGGCGACGGTCTGCCGCCCAAGCGGCCGGAGCTGCTGCCCTACGAGTTCCCGCGCACGGACGAGCCCTCGTAG